The Tistrella mobilis genome window below encodes:
- a CDS encoding glycosyltransferase family 9 protein produces the protein MKTVQKIIVPPVPDPRARVLVIKHSAFGDVILALGPMKAIRLAHPEGRITLLTTKPYAGLLEQSGLFDEIWIDERPKAWQFGKVRDMRRRLNAEGFERVYDLQTSDRSSSYFRLFDRPRPLWSGIAPGCALPHANPQRDHMHTLERQAEQLVMAGIKRVPAPDLSFLKADLSGFDLPARFGLLVPGGAVHRPGKRWPAEKYAETAGLLADQGIRPILIGTNAEAEAIGAVVAAEPRAVSLQGRTSFADIASLARRAAIAVGNDTGPMHLIAAVGCPSLSLFSKESDPQLTRPRGPRASWLRSDRLADLSVGEVATAIRRLLET, from the coding sequence ATGAAGACGGTACAGAAAATCATCGTGCCGCCGGTGCCCGATCCACGGGCCCGCGTGCTGGTGATCAAGCATTCTGCGTTCGGCGACGTAATCCTGGCGCTCGGGCCGATGAAGGCGATCCGCCTGGCCCATCCGGAGGGCCGTATCACCCTGTTGACCACGAAGCCCTATGCCGGGCTGCTGGAACAGAGCGGGCTGTTCGACGAGATCTGGATCGACGAGCGACCCAAGGCCTGGCAGTTCGGCAAAGTCCGAGACATGCGCCGCCGACTGAACGCGGAAGGCTTCGAGCGGGTTTACGATCTCCAGACCAGCGATCGCAGCAGCAGCTATTTCAGGCTCTTCGACCGGCCGCGGCCGCTCTGGTCCGGTATTGCCCCCGGATGCGCGCTGCCGCATGCCAACCCGCAGCGCGACCACATGCACACGCTGGAGCGCCAGGCCGAACAGCTGGTCATGGCCGGGATCAAGCGGGTACCGGCGCCCGACCTCAGCTTTCTGAAGGCCGATCTGTCCGGCTTCGACCTGCCGGCGCGGTTCGGCCTTCTGGTGCCGGGCGGTGCAGTGCATCGCCCCGGCAAACGCTGGCCCGCTGAGAAGTATGCCGAGACGGCAGGTCTGCTCGCCGATCAGGGCATCAGGCCGATCCTGATCGGCACGAATGCCGAAGCCGAAGCGATCGGTGCGGTGGTCGCCGCCGAGCCGCGAGCCGTGTCTTTGCAGGGGCGCACCAGTTTTGCCGATATCGCAAGCCTGGCCCGGCGCGCGGCGATTGCGGTGGGCAATGACACCGGGCCGATGCACCTGATCGCCGCGGTCGGCTGCCCGTCGCTCAGCCTCTTCTCGAAGGAGAGCGATCCGCAACTGACCCGGCCCCGCGGGCCGCGCGCGTCCTGGCTGCGGTCGGATCGGCTGGCCGATCTGTCGGTCGGAGAGGTCGCGACCGCGATCCGCCGGCTGCTGGAGACGTGA
- a CDS encoding glycosyltransferase family 4 protein, whose amino-acid sequence MTLPASTTRPRTVLQVLPALGPGGVERGTVDIAAGLIAAGWRAIVASEGGPLAVELERLGGRHVTLPLATKRPWAIRANAGRLADLIREEGVDLVHARSRAPAWSAFMAAERTGTPFVTTFHGTYGHGSWLKRRYNAVMTRGRPLIAISDFIADHLQTVYGVDPAVIRTIPRGVDVSKFHPAAVSADRIIALARRWRLDESRALILMPGRLSRWKGHMVLLDALAELGRRDLQCVMVGAAPGTESYRSEIEQAIRDRGLEDVAGIAEAERDMPAAYMLADVVVSPATEPEAFGRVPVEAQAMGRWIIATDHGGARETVDTNVGGMLVPPGDAGALARALGLALGMDPKTRAAAARAMIAQVDGRFTLARMQASTLAVYEEALARRRPA is encoded by the coding sequence GTGACGCTCCCCGCTTCGACCACCCGGCCGCGCACCGTCCTCCAGGTGCTCCCGGCGCTGGGGCCGGGCGGTGTCGAGCGCGGGACCGTCGATATCGCGGCCGGCCTGATCGCGGCCGGCTGGCGGGCAATCGTCGCCTCCGAAGGGGGGCCGCTGGCGGTGGAGCTGGAGCGGCTGGGCGGGCGGCATGTCACCCTGCCGCTGGCGACGAAGCGCCCCTGGGCGATCCGCGCCAATGCCGGGCGGCTCGCCGATCTGATCCGGGAGGAGGGGGTCGATCTGGTCCACGCCCGCTCTCGCGCACCGGCCTGGAGCGCCTTCATGGCGGCGGAGCGCACCGGCACTCCCTTCGTGACGACCTTTCACGGCACCTATGGTCACGGCAGCTGGCTGAAGCGCCGCTACAACGCGGTAATGACCCGCGGCCGACCGCTGATCGCCATCTCGGACTTCATCGCCGACCATCTGCAGACGGTCTATGGCGTCGATCCGGCCGTGATCCGGACCATCCCGCGCGGGGTGGATGTCTCGAAATTCCATCCGGCAGCGGTCTCGGCCGACCGGATCATCGCACTCGCCCGCCGCTGGCGGCTGGATGAAAGCCGGGCGCTGATCCTGATGCCCGGCCGGCTCAGCCGCTGGAAAGGGCATATGGTGCTGCTCGATGCGCTGGCAGAACTGGGGCGGCGCGATCTGCAATGCGTGATGGTCGGGGCTGCTCCCGGCACCGAAAGCTACCGATCGGAAATCGAGCAGGCGATCCGCGATCGCGGGCTGGAGGATGTGGCGGGTATCGCCGAAGCCGAGCGCGACATGCCGGCTGCCTACATGCTTGCCGATGTGGTGGTGTCACCGGCGACGGAGCCCGAGGCCTTCGGCCGGGTGCCGGTGGAGGCCCAGGCGATGGGTCGCTGGATCATCGCCACGGACCATGGCGGGGCGCGTGAGACCGTGGACACGAATGTCGGTGGCATGCTGGTGCCGCCGGGGGATGCCGGCGCGCTGGCGCGGGCGCTGGGGCTGGCGCTCGGCATGGATCCGAAGACGCGGGCCGCGGCGGCACGGGCGATGATTGCCCAGGTCGACGGCCGCTTCACCCTTGCCCGGATGCAGGCGTCGACGCTTGCGGTCTACGAAGAGGCGCTGGCCCGGAGACGGCCGGCATGA
- a CDS encoding alpha/beta hydrolase, which yields MSTPTSSADAAHPAGSDTGRIDRGDGVYLAYHRHLPKLWAPGPGVVFLGGFRSDMTGTKAMALDGFCARTGRPYLRFDYSGHGASDGAFEDGCIGRWVEDALVMIDRLTDGPLVLVGSSMGGWIMLRVALARPDRVKGMIGIAAAPDFTEKLMWPDMTASQQETLLRDGRLEIPSEYDPEPTVITRRLIEEGRDNLVLDGPIPFDGPVRLLHGLEDPDVPWRLSLETAAALTTTDLRIELVKGGDHRLSTPSDIAMLTRTLDEVCRLVVEAD from the coding sequence GTGTCCACCCCCACCTCTTCCGCCGATGCCGCCCATCCCGCCGGTTCCGATACCGGTCGCATCGACCGCGGCGACGGCGTGTATCTGGCCTATCATCGCCACCTGCCCAAGCTCTGGGCACCGGGGCCAGGCGTCGTGTTCCTGGGCGGTTTCCGATCGGACATGACCGGCACCAAAGCCATGGCGCTCGACGGGTTCTGCGCCCGCACCGGCCGGCCCTATCTGCGCTTCGACTATTCCGGTCACGGCGCCTCGGACGGCGCCTTCGAAGACGGCTGCATCGGTCGCTGGGTCGAGGACGCGCTGGTGATGATCGACCGGCTGACCGACGGGCCGCTGGTTCTGGTCGGCTCCAGCATGGGCGGCTGGATCATGCTGCGCGTTGCCCTGGCCCGCCCGGATCGGGTGAAGGGCATGATCGGCATCGCCGCAGCTCCGGATTTCACTGAAAAGCTGATGTGGCCCGACATGACGGCCAGCCAGCAGGAGACGCTGCTCCGTGACGGTCGCCTGGAGATCCCGTCGGAATACGACCCGGAACCTACGGTGATCACCCGTCGGCTGATCGAAGAAGGGCGCGACAATCTGGTACTCGACGGCCCGATCCCCTTCGACGGGCCGGTACGCCTGCTTCATGGTCTGGAAGACCCCGACGTGCCCTGGCGGCTGTCGCTGGAAACCGCCGCGGCACTGACCACCACCGATCTCCGGATCGAACTGGTCAAGGGCGGTGATCACCGGCTCTCGACGCCGTCCGACATCGCCATGCTGACCCGCACCCTCGACGAGGTGTGCCGGCTGGTGGTCGAAGCGGATTGA